A portion of the Scylla paramamosain isolate STU-SP2022 chromosome 32, ASM3559412v1, whole genome shotgun sequence genome contains these proteins:
- the LOC135088900 gene encoding uncharacterized protein LOC135088900, producing the protein MMCLARMSVSCYPVVLVVVVMWCATTTPTTATWDAAAAANSNKENVSSAITNSITVLATNTTDKSTTDISAGVNTTTTTINLVTLPFTTTNAPEKPSTTHSPGTELNIKNTIVLPEELIKPPTTPLAEEPPTTPLQDDPPTTPLQDDPPTTPLQDDPPTTPLQDDPTTTPLQNDPTTTPLQDDPPTTPLQDDPTTTPLQDDPPTTPLQDDPTTTPLQDDPPTTPLQDDPTTTPLQDDPTTTPLQDDPTTTPLQDDPTTTPLQDDPTTTPLQDDPTTTPLQDDPTTTSLQDDPPTTPLEKEPPTTPLEKDPPTTPLEKESATTPLEKEPPTTPLEKESATTPLQYLTNISQSCEDDDDDDDALLKPVFAVCTDKYLKWDPIELSEEMPWISNKNVLNCMLSNGLYWHRFSTTFGWMTRVCVSLSCACLLLHLAAFVLLPHLRNPSGRNLASLCLALLGAYITLLLSMVVGIGDPGCVTLAAAMYYFIVTSATWMNVIAFDVWYTVRLTQRQLRVSSGAQWYRFIAYSLYSWLLPGAATLALVLVENLKPCGLPEDLRPGLGRMWCWFNHDKALLAFFVAPMMILTVINIVFFVSTAVIITQTSSTAAASSARGNNSRRQYTMYLRLAVLMGFCWMSGIAASYLNKDVLWYVAMLLGSLQGIFITVAFTFK; encoded by the coding sequence ATGATGTGCCTGGCGCGGATGAGTGTCTCGTGTTACCccgttgtgctggtggtggtggtgatgtggtgcgccaccaccacacccaccactgccacctggGACGCTGCAGCTGCCGCTAATAGCAACAAGGAAAATGTTAGCAGTGCCATTACCAATAGCATAACAGTCCTTGCCACCAATACCACTGACAAATCCACCACCGACATTAGTGCGGgtgtcaacaccaccaccaccaccattaacctTGTTAccctccccttcaccaccaccaacgccccAGAGAAACCCAGCACAACACACTCCCCCGGAACTGAACtcaatattaagaacacgattGTCCTCCCCGAGGAGCTGATAAAACCTCCCACCACGCCCCTGGCAGAAGAGCCTCCCACCACGCCCCTGCAGGACGATCCTCCCACCACGCCCCTGCAGGACGATCCTCCCACCACGCCCCTGCAGGACGATCCTCCCACCACGCCCCTGCAGGACGATCCTACCACCACGCCCCTGCAGAACGATCCTACCACCACGCCCCTGCAGGACGATCCTCCCACCACGCCCCTGCAGGATGATCCTACCACCACGCCTCTGCAGGACGATCCTCCCACCACGCCCCTGCAGGATGATCCTACCACCACGCCCCTGCAGGACGATCCTCCCACCACGCCCCTGCAGGATGATCCTACCACCACGCCCCTGCAGGACGATCCTACCACCACGCCCCTGCAGGACGATCCTACCACCACGCCCCTGCAGGACGATCCTACCACCACGCCCCTGCAGGACGATCCTACCACCACGCCCCTGCAGGACGATCCTACCACCACGCCCCTGCAGGACGATCCTACCACCACGTCCCTGCAGGACGATCCTCCCACCACGCCCCTGGAAAAAGAGCCTCCCACCACGCCCCTGGAAAAAGATCCTCCCACCACGCCCCTGGAAAAAGAGTCTGCCACCACGCCCCTGGAAAAAGAACCTCCCACCACGCCCCTGGAAAAAGAGTCTGCCACCACGCCCCTGCAATATCTTACCAACATCAGCCAGTCgtgtgaggatgatgatgatgatgatgatgccctCTTAAAACCAGTATTCGCCGTGTGTACAGATAAGTATTTGAAATGGGATCCTATCGAACTGAGCGAGGAAATGCCCTGGATAAGTAATAAGAACGTGTTAAATTGTATGTTGTCCAACGGCTTATATTGGCATAGATTTTCCACAACCTTTGGGTGGATGACGAGGGTATGTGTAAGTCTGTCCTGCGCGTGCCTGCTGCTCCATCTGGCTGCCTTCGTCCTCCTGCCACATCTGAGGAACCCTTCTGGCAGGAACCTCGCGTCTCTGTGCCTGGCGCTGCTGGGTGCCTACATCACCCTGCTGCTCAGCATGGTGGTGGGCATAGGGGATCCTGGCTGCGTCACTCTGGCTGCGGCCATGTATTACTTCATCGTGACTTCGGCCACCTGGATGAACGTGATCGCCTTCGACGTGTGGTACACCGTCCGCCTGACTCAGCGGCAGCTGCGTGTGTCGAGCGGCGCCCAATGGTACAGGTTCATTGCCTACTCCCTGTACAGCTGGCTGCTCCCTGGCGCCGCCACGCTGGCCCTGGTGCTGGTGGAAAACCTGAAGCCATGTGGCTTACCGGAAGACCTCCGGCCAGGCCTGGGAAGGATGTGGTGCTGGTTCAATCACGACAAGGCGCTGCTGGCATTCTTCGTGGCGCCCATGATGATCCTCACCGTGATAAACATCGTCTTCTTCGTCAGCACCGCCGTCATCATCACGCAGACCAGCAGCACGGCGGCGGCCTCCTCGGCTCGGGGCAACAACTCCCGGCGCCAGTACACGATGTACCTGAGGCTGGCGGTGCTGATGGGCTTCTGCTGGATGAGCGGAATTGCGGCGAGTTACTTGAACAAGGATGTGCTTTGGTACGTGGCCATGTTGCTCGGCTCGCTGCAGGGCATCTTCATCACTGTGGCCTTCACTTTCAAATAA